In Runella sp. SP2, the genomic window TTTTGGGAGAAACAGGAACGGGAAAAGAAGTATTTTCCCAAGCTATTCACCACGAAAGTCCACGGCGAGACAAGCCCTTTGTCGCGCTCAATTGCAGCGCCTTCAGCCGAGAAATCCTCGAAAGTGAGCTTTTTGGACACCGAGCGGGGGCATTTACGGGCGCTTTGAAAGACAAAAAAGGATTGCTCGAAGAAGCCCACGGTGGGACGCTATTTTTGGACGAAATCGGCGAAATGAGCCTTGACCTGCAAGCAAAACTTCTACGCGTACTCGAAACCAGCTCGTTTTATAAAGTGGGCGATACCAAACCTACGAACGTCAATGTTCGTTTTGTAGCCGCTACCAACCGCAACCTACGCCAAGAAGCCGAGCAGCAGCACTTCCGCCTTGATTTGTACTTTCGGTTATCCGTATTTGAAATTCCCCTACCCGCGCTTCGCGAGCGTCCGAGTGATATTCCGCTTCTGGCTGCTTATTTTGTGCAGTTATATGCCAAAAAAATGAACCGTTCGGCTCCATCAATTTCTCCCGAATTTCTTCAAAAGCTGGCTCAACATTCGTGGAAAGGCAACATCCGTGAATTGAAAAACGTGATTGAACGAGCCATTATCCTGTTGCCTCCTCAGTCAGAGTTGACACCTAATGAACTGCCTTATGATATTCAGGGGGGCAATGATTCTTCGTTTCAGGGCATAATAACCCTCGCCGAACTCGAAAAACAGCACATCCGCCGCATTCTTCAACATACCCAACACCAAAAACCCGAAGCAGCCCGCTTGTTAGGCATCGGACTTACTACGCTTTATCGTAAAATTGAAGAGTATGGGTTGTAGGAGAACTACATCTTTCTTTGAACATTTAGACGTGTTACTCCAAATTAGGGAGCAAAATCACATTGAGCAAGTTATCTAGGCTAGCAAAAGCTAAATCATTAGTAATAAGATTAAATCCCATATTTATTGCCGTAGCGCCAACGATAGCATCTACCAGTTTCAATCTAGTACTCAATCTTATCTTTATAGCTTTTTGCTTTATTTCTGGAGAAAATGGAACTATCACACAATCATCCAGTAATGAACGAATAATTCGGCGCTGTTCTTTATTAATATTAGGCTTACAAAGCATTTCCATCTCAGTCATCTCCGAGATGAACACTAGCTTGTTATCTGTTAATTCTGCCACCATTGTATCTCCGCCCAAGAGTCTAATAAGTGCATTGGTATCTGCAAACACAGCATCCATAAAATTACTCCCTCCTCAATTCCTGTTGATAAACAAGAGGGTCTTGGCCCCAGTCTAGTTTCCCAAGGTATTTTTTTGCATTAAACCTCTTTTTATCCTTCAGTTTTTGAAGCTGGTTTTCAATATCCGCTTTGGTAGCATTCGCTTTAATTGTTACTGTCATAATCCACCATTTTACACAAATATACATTTTAAATTCTTTTTTCGCCTTTTTCAAAATGAAAAACTCTTTTTTCATTTTGAAAAACTCCCCTTTCTCCTTTCATCGCCCCTAAACAGACAACTCCCTAATTACAAACCATTTACACAAACACCCAAAGCTATGGCACAGCTTTGGCATCTATGGCTATGTCCGCATAAGCGGTTTTGACTTAGCAAAACGATAGCCTCATGTTCCTTCTATTATTCATCCTCGCTTTGGCCGTCTTTGGCTACTTAGTGTACGTCTTACTCAAGCCCGAAAAATTTTAATCTTACTCCTATGTTGTACGAACTTCTCGGTATCACACTTATTTTTGGTTTGACTGTCCTGCTAGCATTGCCCCTCGGGCGCTACATTGCCAAGGTATATTTAGGTCAACCCACTTGGTTGGACTTTCTGTCTCCG contains:
- the kdpF gene encoding K(+)-transporting ATPase subunit F, with product MFLLLFILALAVFGYLVYVLLKPEKF
- a CDS encoding sigma-54 dependent transcriptional regulator; the protein is MANLLLIDDEVKLRGLLKRILELEGYHVSEAGDAKSARQLLEKQDIQVVVCDVKLPDAHGVELTKQLKASFPLVEFILLTAYGTIADGVQAVKNGAFDYLTKGDDNDRIVPLVARAVEKAELQQKVKRLEEKVRQKVGFESIIGTSSVVQQAILLAKKVAQTDTTVLLLGETGTGKEVFSQAIHHESPRRDKPFVALNCSAFSREILESELFGHRAGAFTGALKDKKGLLEEAHGGTLFLDEIGEMSLDLQAKLLRVLETSSFYKVGDTKPTNVNVRFVAATNRNLRQEAEQQHFRLDLYFRLSVFEIPLPALRERPSDIPLLAAYFVQLYAKKMNRSAPSISPEFLQKLAQHSWKGNIRELKNVIERAIILLPPQSELTPNELPYDIQGGNDSSFQGIITLAELEKQHIRRILQHTQHQKPEAARLLGIGLTTLYRKIEEYGL
- a CDS encoding PIN domain-containing protein — its product is MDAVFADTNALIRLLGGDTMVAELTDNKLVFISEMTEMEMLCKPNINKEQRRIIRSLLDDCVIVPFSPEIKQKAIKIRLSTRLKLVDAIVGATAINMGFNLITNDLAFASLDNLLNVILLPNLE